The sequence aggatcccgggatcatgacctgaagtgaaggcagacacttaactgactgagccaccgaggtgcccctcacCTTTTCTTcactctcctctttcctctccttctaaACACTGCTATACTGTAAAAGGATGAAATAAACATGAGAGTCTTTGGGGGATTTTCTTCTGGGTGTTATTGCAGAGTATGCCTGTCCCTTTGGCtctttatttttggaagaaagagGAACAGGATCAACAACATCCACTCTGCAGCAAGTAAAAGTTACAAATTCTCAAAATTTTTCGATGAACGATGGCAGTTTAAAAATACCCTTGCTAAAATTGGGTTAAATATATCAAAGTATATGATCTTCTAATATGCAGTAATAATAGCTGCCCACTTCCTTCAGATGGATATTTTATAGttcccatttgtatttttttattatctgtaagTCTTAGGGAACATTGGGCTTACAGATATAGAATCAAGTAAGGCATTAATAAATGACTAGTAGCAATATAtgtttcaaaaaagtttttaggggcgcctgggtggctcagtgggttaagccactgccttcggctcaggtcatgatctcagggtcctgggatcaagtcccgcattgggctctctgctcagcagggagccagcctcctcctttctctctgcctgcctgtctgcctacttgtgatctctctctgtcaaataaataaataaaatctttaaaaaaagtttttaataagaatatacatttatcagtaacattaaaaaattctgaaaaccagaaaaaaattatctccaaAGATAGTCCTGTTTAATATCACCGATATTTATGGAGTACCACCACTGCTAAAGGAACAGTGAAGTATACAAATGGTAGAAAAAGGGTAGAACACAATCCCTTTATATAAAGAACATACAATTTTTATGAGCAGCAAGACACTCTTCCTAGATGTAATTTATCTCCTGATAAATTACAGGTGAGtctaataaatgttagctatggCACTAGATGCTGGGAATTCAAGGATAAATTGCATATTCTCCACTCCCAAGGCACTCACAACGACTGAAATTTTTTCCATTCAGatgaagacataaaagaaatttataaactacCAGTGGGTTTCAAAACAATAAGACAGCCATCTCAGTGCAAGCCCCTATTAAAATTCTGGAAACACGTGATTGAACAGATAATTTATAGGCATTTTGGAAAGCCTGGTGATTAACTAAGAAGAGCCCATATGAAGTGACCCAAGATAAATCATGCCAAACgcactttgtttttaagatttatttatttatttgatagacagagatcacaagcaggcagagagacaggcagagagaaagaaagggggggggaagcaggctccctgctgagcagagagcccgttgtgaggctcgatcccaggaccccgtgaccatgacctgagctgaaagcagatgctttaacccactgagccacccaggcaccctgaattggTTATTTTTTGATGCAAAATATACCATTTCAACCTTAACGACTTACAATATCTATCATTTTATTTGTCCATGTTTCTGTAGATCAGCATTTTAGCTAGTTCATCTGGGTAGTTCTTTTGCTGGAATCACCAATGTGACTGCATCATCTGTTGGATCAGCTGGGGCTGGTCTAGGGAACCTTCTTGATAGCCTATCTCTAGGTGTTATCCTAGCCTCGACTTCATGTGGCAGTCGCTGGGCAGCAAGAGGGGACAGATACCAAAAGAGTAAGTATAAGCTTCTGCTTGCAATATATTTGCTAATGtaccattggccaaagcaagtcacataaCCATGGGGGAAAGGGGCCACACAGAGGCATGGATCCACTGGAAGCGGGGTGTTCATAATTGTGACAGTGTACCTCCAGTGGCATTTACTGAGCATATTTCTAGCTGGCTGGACAACAATTCCCATGTAGGAGGACTATAGATGTTCACTTATATTTTGTTCTGGATATTGGCTAATGATTtggacaaaggaaatgaaatatgatTGTAATTTTGATCATGTCATAAAACTATGATGAATAAAGTCCTGAAGATGACTGTGGCATTTTGGATCACTTGGcccaaaccaattaaaaaaaaagaaccaatataTCAGTGTTAAATGAAAAGTcctacaggggcatctgggtggctcatttgtttaagtgtctgactcttgatttcagctcaggtcattatctcagggtggtgagattgagccccatgttggactgctgagctgggtgtgaagcctgcttatgattctctctccctctgctcttccacccctacccccacttccatgtgcatgctctctctctctcaaaaaaatgtcCTACATATGtattagtaaaataaattgtGATCAGGCAAAATTGAAAGTCAAATGAAATGATATGGAGATTTTATTTGATACCAAATTTAGGAGGGTCTAAAATGAACAAGGTGAATTGATAGAAACGTAGTTCATAGGTCATGAAAAGTAACAGTTACCCAGAACAAGATATTCCCACTGCACTCTGTTTATTTCTGGTTGAAAATTTGTAGAAGGATATGGACTAGGGAAAATTTAGAAGGTGACTGGTGTGCGAGCATTTAAATATGATCTCTTGGAGAGAAAACTGATGGAATATTTGCTCTAGAGAAAAGAAGACTAAAGActtaaagaagatacaaaatcTCTCCTAGTACTTGGAAGAACTATCAAGGAGAAGAAATATCCAGAGGGCCAAAATAGGATCAGTGGGAGGAAGTTGCTTGTGGATGGATTTTAGCTCAAACAAGTATGTGGTATTTTGACAACCAGAGTTATCCAACAAGGAATGTGGTGTCTTACAAGTGAGTGATCTTTCTCCTTGGAAGCTCAAGGAGAGTCTGGAACACTGAGGTGCTGTAGAAGGGATTCTTGGGGAGTCAAGATTCAACACTTCCTTTCCTATATTTTCACTtgttaaattaaataacattttcctcCATTACTATTACCCTTTTTATTGCTAGGGTGCTCCTTAAAAGTCACAAACACTGATTTTGaatcctgctacattactgaatggctgtatgagttctagtagattgggtgtggagtcttttgggtttcccatataaagtatcatgccatctgtgaagagCAAAAGTTTGACTTCtatgccaatttgaataccttttatttctttttgttgtccggttggtgttgctaggacttctagtactatgttgagtactAGACTaggactaggacttctagtactatgttcatagtggtgagagtggacatccttgtcatgttcctgatctcagacaCCCTTcaaattgagaatgatattcactgtgggtttttcatagatagattttatgaagttgaggaatgttccctctatctctatactttggagagttttgatcaggaatggatgctatattttgtcaaattattttcctgCATCAATgaagaggaccatgtggttattctctattctcttattgatttgttctctcaaattgattgatttgtgaatgttgaacaacatttgcatcccagggataaatcctacctggttgtggtggataatctttttaatgtactgtgggatcctattagctaggatcttgttgagaaactTGGCACCCATTTTCATCAAgtatattggtctgaaattctcttttttgataaggcaaaggaaaaaaaagtgaaaatgaattttgggacttcatcaagataaaaggcttctgcacagcaaaggaaacagtcaacaaaacaaagaggcaacccatggaatgggagaagattttagCAAATGACCCTACAAACAAAGGTCAATAAAGATcaataaagaactcttcaaactcaacacccaaaaaacagataatcatgtcaaaaaataggcagaagacatgaacagacacttctccaaagaagacctacagatgactaacagaccatcatcactaggcatcagggaaattaaaatcaaaaccacattgagatatcaccttacaccagttagaacggccaaaatcaacaggagaggaaacaagtgttggagaggatgtgaaggaaggggaaccctcttacactgttggtgggaatgcaagttggtgcagtcactttggaaaacagtgtggagatccctcaaaaaattaaaaattaaaattaaaatacccagtagtgcaattgcaattGCAattgtatttaccccaaagatacagatgtagtgaaaagaagggccacaggtgccccaatgttcatagcagcaatggctacaatcACCAAGCTGCGGAAAGAGCCAAgaggcccttcaacagatgaatggataaagaagatgttgtccatatacacaatgggatattacgcagccatcagaaaggacaattacccaactttcgtatcaacatggatgggactggatgagattatgttgagtgaaataagtcaagcagagaaagtcaattattccatggtttcacttgcttgtggagcataaggaataaaatggaggacactaggagaaggaaaggaaaagtgagctgggataaattggaaggggagatgaagcacGAGAGActggactgtgagaaacaaacggagggttttggaaggagggcgatggggggatgggagggcatggtggtggggatggagcagggcacatattgcatggaacactgggtgtggcaTATAAACAATgcatcttagaacactgaaaaaaagataaaagtaaataaagttgtggaaagaaaagaaggaaaaagaaaaagaaacgtcATGAACATAATCATGAGTTTTCATTTtggttaacaaaacaaaaatatgtaaaaaaaaaaaaagaagaaaagaaaaatgtccccCTTCCTTTGGCCAACTGAaaagcctcctctctctctctttctcttgccatTCAGAGCCTCCTCAGACAATATTATTGTGTGAAGATAAGTTagtatttagatatttatttatttattatttatttaatttatttattctttattttttagagaggaagagagagagagaatcttaagcaggttccatgttgcaggctcagtctcatgaccctgaaaccatgacctgagccaaaatcaagagtcagatgcttaactgattgagccacccaggtacctctagatttttaaatacttgtgCTGTCATCCTGGATATatcttttttagtcatttttatttccttttctaaaagatGAAGACAATGGTCCTTACTATGGGCTAAGTGAGATAACCCGCAGGACGTGCCTAGCAGATAGCAGGTGTCCAATAAGTGTTGATGCTTGTCCATCCATGCCCAGGACATCAGGCTACCCTCCATGATACAGCTTTATTTCCATTACACAGTAGCATTCATCTCTTCCAGTGATCCTAGAATAGTGAGCCATGCTTCAATTTTCTGGGGACATTCCTGACTCACATTGTCTCAGCATAGTTATTAATAGCATCCCACTCATTCTCTAATATCCAATTTCAACATGTCATGGGATCATCCTACCTAGAACTTCCTCAGTGCCTTCCTTAGGGCATCTTTCAGTTCCTTGTTCCTTATACTGTAGATCAAGGGGTTTAGAATGGGAGTGATGAAGGTGTAGACCACGGACACCATTCGGCCCATCTCAGGAGAGTAGCTGGAACTGGGGGACAAGTATataaagctggtgcagccatacTGCAGGAGGACCACTAAGATAtgagaggagcaggtggagaaggctcGGTGGCGCCCTTCCGCTGACCGGATCCGTAGAATGGCTGCCACAATGAAGACATAGGAGATGGAGATTAATGACAGGGGGATGCTTAGGACAATGAAGCTGATGATATACAGGGCAGTCTCATGAATGTGTGTGTCTGCACAGGCCAGGCGCATGACTGCAGGCATGTCACAGTAGAAGTGGTAGATCTCATTGTTGTTGCAGAATGGGAGATGGAAGATTAAAATAGTCAGTGGCAGTGAAAGCAGGAACCCTAGCACCAGGGATCCTACTATTAGCTCCACACACAAGGGCCAGCTCATGATGCAGGTGTATCTTAAAGGGTAACAGATTGCCACGAACCGGTCATAAGCCATGACTGCAAGCAGGACACAATCAGCTCCAcccaagaagacaaagaaaaacatctgGGTCCCACATCCAGGGATGGAAACAGGAGTTTTGCCCATTGAAAGGAGGTTTGCCAAGGCCAGGGGGGCAATAGCAGATGTATAGAAGATTTCCAGAACTGCCAGGTTagccaggaagaagtacatggggatGTGGAGTGAGTGGTTGATCTGGACAAGGACTGCAACAGTGGTGTTTCCACTGAGGCTGGTCAGATACATCACCAGGAAGGCCACAAAAATTCCCATCTGGATCTTAGGGTCAGTGGAGAATGGACGAAAGAAGAACTGTatctttgaagttttatttatttcttccatggGTAGTGTATTTGATCTGGGAAAAGGAAAACTGGCATGCATCTCTAGGCCGCTTTCATGCCATATGATTCATTTGCACTCCCTTGTTCATTGTTAGAGCACTTTCTGAGGTACCTCAGCGATTATGTGCACACACTTTCATGTTGGTGCAGATCATGGAATGTTATAATGC comes from Mustela erminea isolate mMusErm1 chromosome 9, mMusErm1.Pri, whole genome shotgun sequence and encodes:
- the LOC116598345 gene encoding olfactory receptor 10V1, which translates into the protein MEEINKTSKIQFFFRPFSTDPKIQMGIFVAFLVMYLTSLSGNTTVAVLVQINHSLHIPMYFFLANLAVLEIFYTSAIAPLALANLLSMGKTPVSIPGCGTQMFFFVFLGGADCVLLAVMAYDRFVAICYPLRYTCIMSWPLCVELIVGSLVLGFLLSLPLTILIFHLPFCNNNEIYHFYCDMPAVMRLACADTHIHETALYIISFIVLSIPLSLISISYVFIVAAILRIRSAEGRHRAFSTCSSHILVVLLQYGCTSFIYLSPSSSYSPEMGRMVSVVYTFITPILNPLIYSIRNKELKDALRKALRKF